One stretch of Micromonospora echinospora DNA includes these proteins:
- a CDS encoding DUF4232 domain-containing protein, giving the protein MRKAAARIGLLTGATLLAGCATAPAPVDGLPSVPPRPGAEAAPPTTAACSPEGIRITGLGVSAAMGLRAMGLDLVNCGDRPYELRGYPAVALRDADGDAIPVRIIPGAAPITSGFDDPPTRIVLAPGERAGAALIWRNLVTDATVVATAGTELDVAPSTGRPAYPVALDGPIDLGNTGRLGVSAWKRRDSAPATQAPQPSDPPAPSTSPVNPL; this is encoded by the coding sequence ATGCGGAAGGCGGCGGCCCGGATCGGGCTCCTCACCGGCGCGACGCTGCTCGCCGGCTGCGCCACGGCGCCGGCCCCTGTCGACGGGCTGCCGTCGGTGCCGCCCCGGCCCGGCGCCGAGGCCGCCCCGCCCACCACCGCCGCCTGCTCCCCGGAGGGCATCCGGATCACCGGGCTCGGGGTGAGCGCGGCGATGGGGCTGCGCGCGATGGGCCTGGACCTGGTCAACTGCGGCGATCGCCCGTACGAGCTGCGCGGCTATCCGGCGGTCGCGCTCCGGGACGCCGACGGGGACGCGATCCCGGTACGGATCATCCCGGGCGCCGCGCCGATCACCTCCGGCTTCGACGACCCGCCCACCCGGATCGTGCTGGCGCCGGGCGAACGGGCCGGCGCGGCGCTGATCTGGCGCAACCTCGTCACCGACGCGACAGTGGTGGCCACGGCGGGCACGGAGCTAGACGTCGCCCCGTCGACCGGCCGGCCGGCGTACCCGGTCGCGCTGGACGGGCCGATCGACCTCGGGAACACCGGTCGGCTCGGCGTCAGCGCCTGGAAGCGCCGCGACAGCGCCCCGGCGACGCAGGCGCCCCAGCCGTCCGATCCACCGGCCCCCTCGACCTCGCCGGTCAACCCGCTCTGA
- the thrC gene encoding threonine synthase: MTSTLPAETGIDTTLSPARALVCRACSARYPLAAQHACYECFGPLEVDYDTAALAAVTREQIEAGPANIWRYAALLPAGQDPATRVTLDPGLTPLVAAPHLAAELGLSAPLWVKDDSANPTHSFKDRVVSVALTAARQLGFTRYACASTGNLANSVAAHAARAGVPSIVFIPGDLEQGKVVTTAVYGGDLVAIDGSYDDVNRLCGELVETDEFEDTAFVNVNVRPYYAEGSKTLGYEVAEQLGWRIPAQVVIPMASGELLTKIDKAFTELVEIGLVEAPAGGWKVFGAQSAGCNPIATALHGDTDTITPVKPTGIAKSLNIGDPAAGLYALEAVRRTGGWMDYADDDEIRDGIRLLARTTGVFAETAGGVTVAVLRKLVESGRLDPSAETVVFNTGEGLKTLDAVAAQVGPTHRIKPSLRAARDADLLS, from the coding sequence ATGACGTCGACGCTTCCCGCCGAAACCGGCATCGACACCACCCTCAGCCCGGCCCGCGCCCTGGTCTGCCGTGCCTGTTCGGCGCGCTACCCGCTGGCCGCCCAGCACGCCTGCTACGAGTGTTTCGGGCCGCTGGAGGTCGACTACGACACCGCCGCGCTGGCCGCCGTCACCCGTGAGCAGATCGAGGCCGGCCCGGCCAACATCTGGCGGTACGCGGCCCTGCTGCCGGCCGGTCAGGACCCGGCCACCCGGGTCACGCTCGACCCGGGGTTGACCCCGCTCGTCGCCGCCCCGCACCTCGCCGCCGAGCTGGGGCTCAGCGCCCCGCTCTGGGTGAAGGACGACAGCGCGAACCCCACCCACTCGTTCAAGGACCGGGTCGTCTCGGTGGCGCTCACCGCGGCCCGGCAGCTCGGCTTCACCCGGTACGCCTGCGCGTCGACCGGCAACCTCGCCAACTCCGTCGCCGCGCACGCGGCCCGGGCCGGGGTGCCGTCGATCGTCTTCATCCCCGGCGACCTGGAGCAGGGCAAGGTCGTCACCACCGCTGTCTACGGCGGTGACCTGGTCGCCATCGACGGCTCGTACGACGACGTTAACCGGCTCTGCGGCGAGCTGGTGGAGACCGACGAGTTCGAGGACACCGCGTTCGTCAACGTGAACGTCCGGCCCTACTACGCGGAGGGTTCCAAGACGCTCGGCTACGAGGTGGCCGAGCAGCTCGGCTGGCGGATCCCGGCCCAGGTGGTCATCCCGATGGCCAGCGGCGAGCTGCTCACCAAGATCGACAAGGCGTTCACCGAGCTGGTCGAGATCGGGCTGGTCGAGGCACCGGCCGGCGGCTGGAAGGTGTTCGGCGCGCAGTCGGCCGGCTGCAACCCGATCGCCACCGCGCTGCACGGCGACACCGACACGATCACGCCGGTCAAGCCGACCGGCATCGCCAAGTCGCTGAACATCGGCGACCCGGCAGCCGGGCTGTACGCGCTGGAGGCGGTGCGGCGCACCGGCGGCTGGATGGACTACGCCGACGACGACGAGATCCGTGACGGCATCCGGCTGCTCGCCCGTACCACCGGGGTGTTCGCCGAGACGGCGGGCGGCGTGACGGTCGCGGTGCTGCGCAAGCTGGTCGAGTCGGGCCGGCTCGACCCGTCCGCCGAGACTGTCGTGTTCAACACCGGCGAGGGCCTGAAGACGCTCGACGCGGTGGCCGCGCAGGTCGGGCCCACCCACCGCATCAAGCCGTCCCTGCGCGCCGCCCGGGACGCCGACCTGCTGTCCTGA
- a CDS encoding sensor histidine kinase yields MLLARLRIRGKLALLVIIPLLSMVGLAVPVVIDRVAAAQRAADTAETVRIASRVGSLVQDLQQERLLSIGLLLGRVTRTELIQKSATVDDRVADLRAETLPAPIRDSLDGVRKLDDVRTATLAGRARPGQILTAFAEVDTALIDALRLPYQVDTDTAAGRQVLALDALLRVDEALSSCTTQIVLVKATGDPLMSRSFVACMAALNVDNRRFRRLITPEQLKVAELDDAAVAARTSPTFLVDSLRDPDAAIAPVSLDVLFPASRSMITLGQFVEKKVVADVIAETRAREREALTAAWLVTLAAGVILLVVVLLSMTVARTVARPLSRLTRSAERVARVAEAELTRVADDESESVPPVRLDPVEVGARDEIGELARAFDRVQRTAARLVERQVAGRRNVAQMFGHVGRRTQNLVGRQIALIDRLERQETDPGRLEHLYRLDHISSRLRRNAGSLVVLSGATGSDGHVAPVPLADVVRLALGEIEDYTRVDVEVPPGVAAAPAIVGDLVLTLAELMENATSFSAPHTRVVVTGELTDGGARLVVVDHGIGLTEERMTEENARFTRRERLDLAPTEVLGLFVVGRLARRHGWHVRLSPTVGGGVTATLEVPAASLVVRRAEPVFATASRAAVPPGGGQEPGSPPATEPPSGFDAELLSRATRSMSSGNPWNAFGNRGDAADTTEDLGFPTAGPPPAWPPAAGAPATRPTGPAARPGRTSPPTPVVGPVPVAPPAAGPTTGPPRTPPAGPALTPPAGPALAPTAGAGPAVGPSSPPAARPVRTPSVGSAPVPTAGPASAPPAGPARSAPPAGGRPSVPAGPEPVGPPAGRPGARSPIRQRVPGANLPAPAPTAPAGPATGGPLIGVPADPAHVRALVEAFQDGVRRAEGYSVPAPPGAERPRLSRRVPGANLAATATQSTLPTSSDPGDPVEVRNLVNEFEAGVARALREVSPDRHYEEDPSR; encoded by the coding sequence ATGCTGCTCGCTAGGTTACGGATCCGGGGCAAGCTCGCCCTGCTGGTGATCATCCCGCTGCTCAGCATGGTCGGGCTGGCCGTTCCGGTGGTCATCGACCGGGTGGCCGCCGCGCAACGGGCCGCCGACACCGCCGAGACGGTCCGCATCGCCAGCCGGGTCGGCAGCCTGGTCCAGGATCTCCAGCAGGAACGCCTGCTCTCGATCGGGCTGCTGCTCGGGCGGGTGACCCGCACCGAGCTGATCCAGAAGTCGGCCACCGTCGACGACCGGGTCGCCGACCTGCGCGCCGAGACGCTGCCCGCGCCGATCCGCGACAGCCTCGACGGGGTACGCAAGCTGGACGACGTCCGCACCGCCACGCTCGCCGGCCGGGCCAGGCCGGGCCAGATCCTGACCGCGTTCGCCGAGGTCGACACCGCCCTGATCGACGCGCTGCGGCTGCCGTACCAGGTGGACACCGACACCGCGGCCGGCCGGCAGGTGCTCGCCCTGGACGCGCTGCTGCGCGTCGACGAGGCACTCAGCTCCTGCACCACCCAGATCGTGCTGGTCAAGGCGACCGGCGACCCGCTGATGTCGCGGTCGTTCGTGGCGTGCATGGCGGCGCTCAACGTCGACAACCGGCGCTTCCGCCGGCTGATCACGCCGGAGCAGCTCAAGGTGGCCGAGCTGGACGACGCGGCGGTGGCCGCGCGGACCAGCCCGACGTTCCTGGTGGACAGCCTCCGCGACCCCGACGCCGCGATCGCGCCGGTCTCGCTGGACGTGCTCTTCCCCGCGTCCCGGTCCATGATCACGCTGGGCCAGTTCGTGGAGAAGAAGGTCGTCGCGGACGTCATCGCGGAGACCCGCGCCCGGGAACGCGAGGCCCTGACCGCGGCCTGGCTGGTCACCCTGGCGGCCGGCGTCATCCTGCTGGTCGTGGTGCTGCTGAGCATGACGGTGGCCCGTACCGTCGCCCGCCCGCTGAGCCGGCTCACCCGCTCCGCCGAGCGGGTCGCCCGGGTCGCCGAGGCGGAACTGACCCGGGTCGCCGACGACGAGTCCGAGAGCGTGCCACCGGTACGCCTCGACCCGGTGGAGGTCGGCGCCCGGGACGAGATCGGCGAGCTGGCCCGCGCGTTCGACCGGGTGCAGCGCACCGCCGCCCGGCTGGTCGAGCGCCAGGTGGCCGGACGCCGCAACGTGGCGCAGATGTTCGGCCACGTCGGGCGGCGTACGCAGAACCTGGTCGGCCGCCAGATCGCGCTCATCGACCGGCTGGAGCGGCAGGAGACGGACCCGGGCCGGCTGGAGCACCTGTACCGGCTCGACCACATCTCCAGCCGTCTGCGCCGCAACGCGGGCAGCCTGGTGGTGCTCTCCGGCGCCACCGGCTCGGACGGCCACGTGGCCCCGGTCCCGCTGGCCGACGTGGTCCGGCTCGCGCTCGGCGAGATCGAGGACTACACCCGCGTCGACGTGGAGGTGCCACCCGGTGTCGCGGCGGCGCCCGCGATCGTCGGCGACCTGGTCCTGACGCTGGCCGAGCTGATGGAGAACGCCACCTCCTTCTCGGCGCCGCACACCCGCGTCGTGGTGACCGGCGAGCTGACCGACGGCGGCGCCCGGCTCGTCGTGGTCGACCACGGCATCGGCCTGACCGAGGAGCGGATGACCGAGGAGAACGCCCGGTTCACCCGCCGGGAACGGCTCGACCTCGCCCCGACCGAGGTGCTCGGCCTCTTCGTCGTCGGCCGGCTGGCCCGGCGGCACGGCTGGCACGTCCGGCTGTCCCCGACCGTCGGGGGCGGCGTCACCGCCACCCTGGAGGTCCCGGCCGCCTCGCTCGTGGTCCGCCGGGCCGAGCCGGTCTTCGCCACCGCCTCGCGGGCCGCCGTACCGCCCGGAGGTGGGCAGGAGCCCGGCAGCCCACCGGCCACCGAACCGCCCTCCGGCTTCGACGCGGAGCTGCTGAGCCGGGCCACCCGCAGCATGTCCAGCGGCAACCCGTGGAACGCCTTCGGCAACCGGGGCGACGCTGCGGACACGACCGAGGACCTGGGCTTCCCCACCGCCGGTCCGCCGCCCGCCTGGCCACCGGCCGCCGGTGCGCCCGCCACCCGGCCCACCGGACCGGCGGCGCGCCCCGGCCGTACCTCCCCGCCGACACCGGTCGTCGGCCCGGTCCCGGTCGCTCCCCCGGCCGCCGGGCCGACGACCGGTCCGCCCCGCACGCCGCCGGCCGGTCCGGCCCTGACCCCACCGGCCGGTCCGGCCCTCGCGCCGACCGCCGGGGCCGGCCCGGCCGTCGGGCCGTCGTCGCCACCGGCCGCCCGGCCGGTGCGCACGCCCAGCGTCGGGTCCGCGCCCGTACCGACCGCCGGACCGGCGTCGGCCCCACCGGCCGGACCGGCCCGTTCGGCGCCGCCCGCCGGTGGTCGCCCGTCGGTCCCGGCCGGGCCGGAGCCGGTCGGCCCGCCCGCCGGACGGCCCGGCGCCCGGTCGCCGATCCGGCAGCGGGTGCCCGGGGCGAACCTCCCGGCCCCCGCGCCCACCGCCCCGGCCGGCCCGGCCACCGGCGGGCCGCTGATCGGCGTCCCCGCCGACCCGGCCCACGTCCGGGCCCTGGTCGAGGCGTTCCAGGACGGCGTACGCCGGGCCGAGGGCTACAGCGTCCCCGCCCCGCCCGGCGCGGAGCGGCCCCGGCTGAGCCGGCGGGTGCCGGGCGCGAACCTGGCCGCCACCGCGACCCAGTCCACGCTCCCGACCAGTTCCGACCCCGGCGACCCCGTCGAGGTCCGCAATCTCGTCAACGAGTTCGAGGCGGGCGTCGCCCGTGCTCTGCGCGAAGTCAGCCCAGACCGCCATTACGAAGAGGACCCATCACGGTGA
- a CDS encoding alpha/beta fold hydrolase, translated as MRSPVARIRRALAGRPRRIVAVVAVVVLVAAGLVWVARPQSPDFRTESALVTVRSGPSGDEPVDLDTTLYLPDRASAANRVPAVLLAHGFGGTKDSVRSDAEDLAARGYAVLTWTARGFGRSGGQIHLDSPDYEVRDAQRLLDRLAERPDIRLDAAGDPRVGVVGGSYGGGLALLLAAQDQRVDAIVPMITWNDLSRAFLPESTGRQSTDGVFKKGWAGIFFGGGGNAGSGPAGLSGATAAAPEGAPESAGPPSPQPGAGPGTGSGRAPGGAADPSCGRFAADVCAAYLRIATTGRADAAAVELLRRSSPAGVLDRIKSPTLLVQGEADTLFPLAEADANARGIAAAGTPVRVAWFTGGHDGGSGPTSDSDRVKFLTAQWLDHYVKGDGAAPGDTFTFSRIAGFDALDRGLVATGFRTADYPGLAGQDRREVTLAGPPQPVAVPPNGNPAAISSVPFAGALGSLLDGVAGDIPGQHARFESAPLDDAVDVVGAPTVRIRAASPTGEAVLFVKLYDVDPQGAATLPSGLVAPVRLTGLPATVDAATPVTVTLPGIVRRVEAGHRLRLVVATSDQAYASPAEPAVHTVALADGPLTLPTVDASPIPTTAAVWRWALAGLLAAIVLGLVVVVLLTRRRHRRQDSSVHPEYAGVPLAVRNLRKEYADGFVAVSDVDFEVHPGQVVGLLGPNGAGKTTTLRVLMGLTQPTAGEIYVFGHRLVPGSPVLSRIGALVEGPGFLPHLSGLDNLKAYWRATGRPWEDAHFDEALAIAGLGDSVHRRTKKYSHGMRQRLAIAQAMLGLPELLVLDEPTDGLDPPQIAEMRRVLQRYATDGRAVLVSSHLLAEVEQTCTHAVVVNKGRIVASGPVEEIVGESPSVLFDVSDPDAARTVLDRLGGVRVLPDGDGGLVVDTNGTARSEVVAELVRAGIGVDRVVPRRRLEDAFLALVGENSRGSGDR; from the coding sequence ATGAGATCACCAGTCGCGCGGATCCGGCGCGCCCTGGCCGGACGCCCACGCCGGATCGTCGCCGTCGTGGCGGTGGTCGTCCTCGTCGCCGCCGGGCTCGTCTGGGTGGCCCGGCCGCAGAGCCCGGACTTCCGCACCGAGTCGGCGCTGGTGACAGTCCGCTCCGGGCCCTCCGGCGACGAGCCGGTCGACCTGGACACCACGCTCTACCTGCCGGACCGCGCGTCGGCCGCGAACCGCGTACCGGCGGTGCTGCTGGCGCACGGCTTCGGCGGCACCAAGGACTCGGTCCGCTCCGACGCCGAGGACCTGGCCGCCCGGGGGTACGCCGTGCTCACCTGGACCGCTCGCGGCTTCGGGCGCAGCGGCGGCCAGATCCACCTGGACAGCCCCGACTACGAGGTGCGGGACGCGCAGCGCCTGCTCGACCGCCTGGCGGAGCGGCCGGACATCCGCCTCGACGCGGCCGGCGACCCCCGGGTCGGTGTGGTCGGCGGCTCCTACGGCGGCGGCCTGGCCCTGCTGCTGGCCGCGCAGGACCAGCGGGTCGACGCGATCGTCCCGATGATCACCTGGAACGACCTGTCCCGGGCGTTCCTGCCGGAGAGCACCGGCCGGCAGTCCACCGACGGCGTGTTCAAGAAGGGCTGGGCCGGCATCTTCTTCGGCGGCGGCGGGAACGCCGGCTCCGGTCCGGCCGGGCTCTCCGGGGCCACCGCCGCCGCGCCGGAGGGCGCGCCCGAGTCCGCCGGCCCGCCGAGCCCGCAGCCGGGCGCCGGTCCGGGCACCGGTTCCGGTCGCGCTCCGGGTGGCGCCGCCGACCCGTCCTGCGGCCGCTTCGCCGCCGACGTCTGCGCCGCGTACCTGCGCATCGCCACCACCGGCCGGGCCGACGCGGCGGCGGTCGAGCTGCTCCGCCGGTCGTCGCCGGCCGGTGTGCTCGACCGGATCAAGTCGCCGACGCTGCTGGTCCAGGGCGAGGCGGACACGCTCTTCCCGCTGGCCGAGGCGGACGCCAACGCCCGTGGTATCGCCGCCGCCGGCACGCCGGTGCGGGTCGCCTGGTTCACCGGCGGCCACGACGGCGGCTCCGGACCCACCTCCGACTCCGACCGGGTGAAGTTCCTGACCGCGCAGTGGCTCGACCACTACGTCAAGGGCGACGGGGCTGCCCCCGGCGACACGTTCACGTTCTCCCGGATCGCCGGGTTCGACGCGCTCGACCGGGGCCTGGTGGCCACCGGCTTCCGTACCGCCGACTATCCGGGGCTGGCCGGGCAGGACCGCCGCGAGGTGACGCTCGCCGGCCCGCCCCAGCCGGTCGCCGTACCGCCGAACGGCAACCCGGCGGCGATCTCCTCGGTGCCGTTCGCGGGCGCGCTCGGCTCGCTGCTGGACGGCGTGGCGGGGGACATCCCCGGCCAGCACGCCCGCTTCGAGTCGGCGCCGCTCGACGACGCGGTCGACGTGGTGGGCGCGCCCACCGTGCGGATCAGGGCCGCCTCCCCGACCGGCGAGGCGGTGCTCTTCGTGAAGCTCTACGACGTCGACCCGCAGGGCGCGGCCACGCTGCCGTCGGGCCTGGTGGCGCCGGTGCGACTGACCGGCCTGCCGGCCACCGTCGACGCGGCCACGCCGGTCACCGTCACGCTGCCGGGGATCGTCCGGCGGGTCGAGGCCGGGCACCGGCTGCGGCTCGTGGTGGCGACGTCGGACCAGGCGTACGCCTCCCCGGCCGAGCCGGCCGTGCACACCGTGGCGCTGGCCGACGGGCCGCTGACGCTGCCCACCGTCGACGCCTCGCCCATCCCCACCACGGCTGCGGTGTGGCGCTGGGCGCTGGCCGGTCTGCTCGCCGCGATCGTGCTCGGGCTCGTCGTGGTCGTGCTGCTCACCCGCCGCCGGCACCGTCGCCAGGACAGCTCGGTGCACCCGGAGTACGCGGGCGTCCCGCTCGCCGTGCGCAACCTGCGCAAGGAGTACGCGGACGGTTTCGTCGCGGTCTCCGACGTCGACTTCGAGGTGCACCCCGGCCAGGTGGTCGGCCTGCTCGGGCCCAACGGCGCGGGCAAGACCACGACGCTGCGGGTGCTGATGGGGCTGACCCAGCCCACCGCCGGGGAGATCTACGTCTTCGGTCACCGGCTGGTGCCCGGCTCGCCGGTGCTGTCCCGGATCGGCGCGCTCGTCGAGGGGCCGGGCTTCCTGCCGCACCTGTCCGGGCTGGACAACCTCAAGGCGTACTGGCGGGCGACCGGCCGGCCGTGGGAGGACGCGCACTTCGACGAGGCGCTGGCGATCGCCGGCCTGGGCGACTCGGTGCACCGGCGGACGAAGAAGTACAGCCACGGCATGCGGCAGCGGCTGGCCATCGCCCAGGCCATGCTCGGCCTGCCCGAGCTGCTGGTGCTGGACGAGCCGACGGACGGGCTGGACCCGCCGCAGATCGCGGAGATGCGCCGGGTGCTCCAGCGCTACGCCACCGACGGCCGGGCGGTGCTGGTCTCCAGCCACCTGCTGGCCGAGGTGGAGCAGACCTGCACGCACGCGGTGGTGGTCAACAAGGGGCGGATCGTGGCGTCCGGCCCGGTGGAGGAGATCGTCGGCGAGTCGCCGAGCGTGCTGTTCGACGTGAGCGACCCGGACGCGGCGCGTACGGTGCTCGACCGGCTCGGCGGCGTACGGGTGCTGCCCGACGGCGACGGCGGGCTGGTGGTCGACACCAACGGCACCGCCCGCAGCGAGGTGGTGGCCGAGCTGGTCCGGGCCGGTATCGGAGTGGACCGGGTGGTGCCCCGGCGCCGCCTGGAGGACGCGTTCCTCGCCCTGGTCGGCGAGAACTCTCGGGGAAGCGGGGACCGGTGA
- a CDS encoding roadblock/LC7 domain-containing protein has product MTSPFLHDNIEQSATGDLSPEARTFNWLLDSFTSSTAGVMEAIAVSSDGLLMAMSAIKDRSNAERLAAVVSGMTSLAGGAASWYALGALNRVIVDMAEGYLLISAISSGSVLGVVADRTANLGTVAYEMTLFAGRAGGALSPRLIAELKNAVQQ; this is encoded by the coding sequence GTGACCAGCCCGTTCCTGCACGACAACATCGAACAGAGCGCCACCGGCGACCTCAGCCCTGAGGCGCGCACCTTCAACTGGCTGCTCGACTCGTTCACCTCCAGCACCGCCGGGGTGATGGAGGCGATCGCGGTCTCCTCGGACGGGCTGCTGATGGCCATGTCCGCCATCAAGGACCGGTCCAACGCGGAACGGCTCGCCGCCGTGGTCTCCGGCATGACCAGCCTCGCCGGGGGCGCCGCGAGCTGGTACGCGCTGGGCGCGCTCAACCGGGTGATCGTCGACATGGCCGAGGGATACCTGCTGATCAGCGCGATCAGCAGTGGTTCGGTCCTCGGCGTCGTCGCCGACCGTACGGCGAATCTGGGCACCGTGGCGTACGAGATGACGCTCTTCGCCGGCCGGGCCGGCGGCGCCCTGAGTCCCCGCCTGATCGCCGAGCTGAAGAACGCCGTCCAGCAATGA
- a CDS encoding DoxX family protein has protein sequence MIPTQLSGPVLSLFRVVVGVLFLCHGAASIFGVFGGNRGSGEAIPLGTWPGWWAALIQLVCGVLVLVGLLTRPAALLASGSMAYAYFVVHQPQQLLPLENGGELAALFCWSFLLVAVLGPGNWALDALLARRRAAPAESAPASPASVPV, from the coding sequence ATGATTCCGACCCAGCTCAGCGGCCCTGTCCTGTCCCTGTTCCGCGTGGTTGTGGGGGTGCTGTTCCTATGCCACGGCGCGGCGTCGATATTCGGCGTCTTCGGCGGCAACCGGGGCTCCGGCGAGGCCATCCCGCTCGGCACCTGGCCCGGTTGGTGGGCGGCCCTGATCCAGCTCGTCTGCGGCGTGCTGGTGCTCGTCGGCCTGCTCACCCGTCCGGCCGCGCTGCTCGCCTCCGGCTCGATGGCGTACGCGTACTTCGTGGTGCACCAGCCGCAACAACTGCTGCCGTTGGAGAACGGCGGCGAGCTGGCCGCGCTCTTCTGCTGGTCGTTCCTGCTGGTCGCCGTGCTCGGCCCGGGAAACTGGGCGCTGGACGCGCTGCTCGCCCGTCGCCGCGCCGCCCCGGCCGAGTCCGCCCCCGCGTCGCCCGCCTCGGTCCCGGTCTGA
- a CDS encoding GNAT family N-acetyltransferase: MTPTVTPLDPADRPTLDAVYRVACAAQAVDEPDLPAPCRRRFEAPLSHPMPGIEGRWLVARLNGLPVGWLRLHLHTIENTENATVELTVDPAYRRRGIGRVLHEHGVRLLREHGGKRLVGSTTAALPGEEDRVFPGAAFAAALGAKPALADVRRRLDVTGLDRDQLGALLAEARAAATGYRPVRWRDHTPEEYVADVAYLQGRLLLDAPMGELDWEPEQMDAARVRDAERALDARGVRRYNTGVVHEATGRLVGWTQLGLDAGSTDHAWQEITLVDPDHRGHRLGLLCKAGNLAYVLAHEPALRAVDTWNAAANRHMIAINERLGFRPAAGSVDWQLTI, encoded by the coding sequence ATGACGCCGACCGTGACACCGCTGGATCCGGCCGACCGGCCGACGCTCGACGCGGTGTACCGGGTCGCGTGCGCCGCCCAGGCCGTCGACGAGCCGGACCTGCCCGCCCCCTGCCGGCGGCGGTTCGAGGCGCCGCTGTCGCACCCGATGCCCGGCATCGAGGGACGCTGGCTCGTCGCCCGCCTGAACGGCCTGCCGGTGGGCTGGCTCCGGCTGCACCTGCACACGATCGAGAACACCGAGAACGCGACCGTCGAACTGACCGTCGACCCGGCGTACCGGCGGCGCGGCATCGGCCGCGTGCTGCACGAGCACGGCGTGCGGCTGCTCCGCGAGCACGGCGGCAAACGCCTTGTCGGCTCGACCACCGCCGCGCTGCCCGGCGAGGAGGACCGGGTCTTCCCTGGCGCCGCGTTCGCCGCCGCCCTGGGCGCCAAACCGGCGCTGGCCGACGTCCGCCGCCGCCTCGACGTGACCGGGCTCGACCGCGACCAGCTGGGCGCGCTGCTGGCCGAGGCCCGCGCCGCGGCCACCGGTTACCGGCCGGTGCGGTGGCGCGACCACACCCCCGAGGAGTACGTCGCGGACGTCGCCTACCTCCAGGGCCGGCTGCTGCTCGACGCGCCGATGGGTGAGCTGGACTGGGAGCCGGAGCAGATGGACGCGGCGCGGGTGCGGGACGCGGAGCGGGCGCTTGATGCCCGGGGCGTACGCCGGTACAACACCGGCGTGGTGCACGAGGCGACCGGCAGGCTGGTCGGCTGGACCCAGCTCGGCCTGGACGCGGGCAGCACCGACCACGCCTGGCAGGAGATCACCCTCGTCGACCCCGACCACCGCGGCCACCGGCTCGGCCTGCTCTGCAAGGCCGGAAACCTCGCGTACGTGCTGGCGCACGAACCGGCGTTGCGGGCCGTCGACACCTGGAACGCGGCGGCGAACCGCCACATGATCGCGATCAACGAGCGGCTCGGCTTCCGCCCCGCCGCCGGTTCCGTCGACTGGCAGCTGACGATCTGA
- a CDS encoding ABC transporter permease: MAGSSVASSPGGGASGPGAGGAAAGYRPSATLPFAAEFRRQASRRRTQLALGFMVLLPLIILVAFQFDSGDDDRGGRGEFSSLADLATSGGLNFTLFSILVSASFLLVVVVALFCGDTVASEASWGSLRYLLAVPVPRARLLAVKLVVALAYSGLALLLLAGTALLAGTLRYGWKPLSSQVSAELAPADGLLRLLGVLGYLAVVLLVVAGLAFLLSVTTDAALGAVGGAVLLWILSSILDQITALGGLRNLLPTHYSSAWLGLLSSPMQTDDVVKGAFSAIVYATLFWSLAFWRFTRKDITS, encoded by the coding sequence ATGGCGGGTTCGTCTGTGGCATCGTCGCCTGGTGGTGGCGCGTCCGGGCCCGGCGCGGGCGGTGCGGCGGCCGGTTACCGGCCCTCGGCGACGCTTCCGTTCGCCGCGGAGTTCCGGCGGCAGGCGTCACGCCGGCGTACCCAGCTCGCGCTGGGGTTCATGGTGCTGCTGCCGCTGATCATCCTGGTGGCGTTCCAGTTCGACTCCGGGGACGACGACCGCGGCGGGCGGGGCGAGTTCTCCAGCCTGGCCGACCTGGCCACGTCGGGCGGGCTCAACTTCACCCTGTTCTCGATCCTGGTCTCCGCGTCGTTCCTGCTGGTCGTGGTGGTGGCGTTGTTCTGCGGCGACACGGTGGCCAGCGAGGCGAGCTGGGGCAGCCTGCGCTACCTGCTGGCCGTACCGGTGCCCCGGGCCCGGCTGCTCGCGGTGAAGCTGGTCGTCGCGCTCGCGTACTCCGGGCTGGCGCTGCTGTTGCTGGCCGGCACCGCGCTGCTGGCCGGCACGCTGCGGTACGGCTGGAAGCCGCTGAGCAGCCAGGTCTCGGCCGAGCTGGCCCCGGCCGACGGGTTGCTGCGGCTGCTCGGGGTGCTCGGGTACCTGGCGGTGGTGCTGCTGGTGGTGGCCGGGCTGGCGTTCCTGCTGTCGGTGACCACCGATGCCGCGCTCGGCGCGGTCGGCGGCGCGGTGCTGCTCTGGATCCTCTCCAGCATCCTGGACCAGATCACCGCGCTGGGCGGCCTGCGGAACCTGCTGCCCACCCACTACAGCAGCGCCTGGCTGGGGTTGCTGTCCTCGCCGATGCAGACCGATGACGTTGTCAAGGGCGCGTTCTCGGCAATCGTCTACGCCACGTTGTTCTGGAGCCTGGCCTTCTGGCGCTTCACCCGCAAGGACATCACCAGCTGA